One region of Lytechinus pictus isolate F3 Inbred chromosome 8, Lp3.0, whole genome shotgun sequence genomic DNA includes:
- the LOC129266147 gene encoding histone-lysine N-methyltransferase PRDM9-like, whose product MELPKGHPSHERLSISQDYRYPPPSTHHFSPGPSPSFHHAYTASLIAAGHPEQHQLSQPPMLQQRDVVTRLPPRIDDRSGYQQPDSLAVIPGNVDPMDQQRPDAFKKQTLTTNPYFYHPNFAVMSSVAAENNHLPPAPPKECPPNLVIGSAVAMDAAPRENSLAVSNMDMASSTSSPSTCTSLQPPNNPEAAVERTTATDPAAPKDAVIAGSVTKELTEEEKSLMLRKKYAPKPNSLIQTLLKKGGPPPDELSYDQFTDDANDVRVIAVKPIEPGQVYGPLKGSVKTLDCLHNVQAWELCLDGMVAAYMAPAPRKEWMGFVRNARYPEECNLDAGQVYGRIYFTVIKRVEPGTELRVFYSDTYRENCGFMYDLSALNYNKDTDSFSCTMCNVKTVNSKSMVRHYKVTHPDDGLQEEKSVPLKVAERLKLLNAQCKLPPQYDEEDDEEEEEETKEDDAKVAEKNSEGEAPKTSVQGVASMTNVQRHKSNHNGKRKMQDDGDSQRFICPTCGKNFPTHGRLVVHESFHTNNDVKDNDTENETDDDDDSVTEYIDHGNGIQCPICGFTFKDIDKFKVHKKKHKTHRYMCDQCGNLYTRKTYMYRHQRENHGAVHVRARRTVNVFMQGENTSARAPQGRAGLLSSGDESTKNMPNRCKICHYVTISNHMLREHLMQHQNRPYGCEKCGRVYMSRGKLYDHLRRKHGATKIHYLTPQRRQRIMKYLKEMTVQVLRCGECGFSCRDRKSLEVHKQSHKLVRKVVRKVSTPVDLTDAETCEICGFKTRDEEFFTEHINKHVAFPFGCKKCGNTYTTKKSLLRHHHEKHEEQDLDNRDLDQSLGLKARLVHSKHKDACPECAFYTPHKSVLNKHIARHKEFPYGCIECGNVYTRNSTLRRHQRSKHIHLFTGGFEGPEKKEIGGLLRKMTSPEELQIQGDACPHCGFRTPDKNFLTDHVILHLTHPCGCRICGNVYTQKKFVMRHMQEKHPEAYREDVDVALTKGDQDSASDSGGERDGSLDDDLSSESGKHDGWELEGGVNDDYGRDDEMDGEGGIDEDENEEKMEDEEEDEEMEGEDYSDESDASDFDDDEEASIGNEGDP is encoded by the exons ATGGAACTACCAAAAGGTCATCCCAGCCATGAGAGGCTATCGATATCCCAAGACTACCGTTATCCTCCCCCGTCCACGCATCACTTCTCACCCGGGCCCTCTCCGTCCTTTCACCACGCCTACACGGCCAGTTTGATTGCAGCAGGTCACCCTGAACAGCACCAGCTGTCCCAACCGCCCATGCTCCAGCAGCGAGATGTGGTAACCAGGCTTCCACCTAGGATAGATGACAGGAGTG GTTACCAGCAACCGGACTCTCTGGCAGTCATTCCCGGAAACGTTGACCCAATGGATCAGCAGCGTCCAGATGCCTTCAAGAAGCAAACCCTCACGACCAACCCTTACTTCTACCACCCCAACTTTGCGGTGATGTCCTCTGTGGCTGCAGAGAACAACCACCTGCCCCCAGCACCGCCCAAAGAGTGTCCACCGAACCTGGTCATAGGGTCTGCAGTCGCAATGGACGCTGCACCACGGGAGAACAGCCTTGCGGTCAGCAACATGGACATGGCATCATCGACATCCTCACCAAGTACTTGTACTTCGCTGCAGCCTCCGAACAACCCTGAGGCTGCCGTCGAGAGGACGACCGCTACGGATCCAGCGGCACCGAAGGATGCTGTCATTGCTGGATCCGTTACCAAGGAGCTTACTGAAGAAGAAAAGTCTCTGATGTTGCGCAAGAAGTATGCCCCCAAACCCAATTCCTTAATCCAGACCTTGCTGAAGAAAGGAGGCCCTCCCCCAGACGAACTCAGCTATGATCAGTTCACCGATGATGCCAACGATGTCCGGGTCATTGCCGTGAAGCCCATCGAGCCAGGACAGGTCTATGGACCTTTGAAAGGGAGTGTGAAGACTTTGGACTGTCTTCATAATGTACAGGCATGGGAG CTCTGCCTGGATGGAATGGTAGCTGCTTACATGGCCCCTGCCCCGCGGAAGGAATGGATGGGCTTCGTCCGCAACGCTCGCTACCCCGAGGAATGCAACCTCGATGCTGGTCAGGTCTATGGACGGATCTACTTCACCGTGATCAAGAGGGTTGAACCGGGTACTGAACTGAGGGTCTTCTATAGTGATACCTACAGAGAGAACTGTGGATTCATGTACGACCTTTCTGCTCTCAATTATAATAAAG ACACTGACAGCTTCTCCTGTACCATGTGTAATGTGAAGACTGTCAACTCCAAGAGCATGGTGAGACACTACAAGGTCACCCACCCTGATGATGGCCTACAGGAAGAGAAGTCGGTGCCTTTGAAGGTTGCCGAGAGGCTGAAGCTGCTCAATGCTCAGTGCAAGCTACCCCCACAATACGACGAGGAAGACgatgaggaagaagaggaagaaaccAAGGAGGACGATGCCAAAGTGGCGGAAAAGAATTCCGAAGGAGAAGCACCAAAGACGTCGGTTCAGGGGGTGGCATCGATGACAAATGTACagagacataagagtaatcataatggaaagagaaaaatgcagGATGATGGTGATTCCCAGAGGTTCATATGTCCCACCTGCGGTAAGAACTTCCCCACCCACGGCCGCTTGGTGGTGCATGAGTCTTTCCATACTAACAATGACGTTAAGGACAATGATACAGAGAATGAGACAGATGACGATGACGACAGTGTGACTGAGTACATCGACCATGGCAATGGTATTCAGTGTCCAATCTGCGGTTTTACTTTCAAAGATATTGATAAGTTCAAGGTCCACAAAAAGAAACACAAGACTCACCGGTACATGTGCGACCAGTGTGGGAACCTGTACACAAGGAAGACGTATATGTACCGCCATCAGCGGGAGAACCACGGAGCAGTACATGTACGAGCTAGACGTACTGTCAATGTTTTTATGCAAGGCGAGAACACATCAGCCAGAGCGCCCCAAGGAAGGGCGGGTTTACTAAGCAGCGGTGATGAGTCAACTAAGAACATGCCCAACCGTTGCAAGATCTGCCACTATGTAACCATTTCGAACCATATGCTTAGAGAGCACTTGATGCAGCATCAAAACAGGCCGTATGGATGTGAAAAATGTGGCCGAGTGTACATGAGTAGGGGCAAACTGTACGATCATTTACGACGAAAGCATGGAGCCACAAAGATCCATTATCTGACCCCTCAGAGGAGACAGAGGATTATGAAATACCTTAAAGAAATGACTGTCCAGGTTCTCCGTTGCGGAGAATGTGGATTTTCCTGCCGCGATCGGAAATCCCTGGAAGTGCACAAACAGTCTCACAAGCTTGTACGGAAGGTTGTTAGAAAGGTCAGTACCCCAGTTGATTTGACCGACGCAGAGACTTGTGAAATATGTGGTTTTAAGACAAGGGATGAAGAGTTCTTCACAGAACACATCAACAAGCACGTCGCTTTCCCGTTTGGGTGCAAGAAGTGTGGAAACACTTATACGACTAAAAAGTCGCTCCTCAGGCATCATCATGAGAAACACGAGGAGCAAGATCTTGATAATAGGGATTTGGACCAGAGTCTAGGTTTGAAGGCAAGACTGGTCCATTCCAAGCACAAGGATGCCTGTCCGGAATGTGCCTTCTACACACCTCATAAGTCGGTTCTCAATAAGCACATAGCCAGGCACAAGGAATTCCCCTATGGGTGCATCGAGTGCGGCAATGTATACACACGCAACAGCACCTTACGTCGACACCAAAGATCCAAACATATCCATCTCTTCACAGGGGGTTTCGAGGGACCGGAAAAGAAGGAAATCGGCGGGCTGCTGCGGAAGATGACTTCTCCCGAGGAACTCCAAATCCAGGGTGACGCCTGTCCGCACTGTGGGTTCCGGACACCCGACAAGAACTTCCTGACTGACCACGTCATCCTGCACCTGACCCATCCCTGCGGGTGTAGGATCTGTGGCAACGTCTACACCCAGAAGAAGTTTGTGATGAGACACATGCAAGAGAAGCACCCCGAGGCGTACAGAGAGGACGTTGACGTTGCGCTTACGAAAGGCGACCAGGACAGCGCCTCGGACAGTGGAGGGGAGAGGGATGGGAGCCTGGATGATGATCTCAGTTCTGAATCGGGGAAGCATGATGGGTGGGAACTCGAGGGAGGGGtaaatgatgattatggtagGGATGATGAGATGGATGGGGAAGGTGGAATAGATGAGGATGAGAATGAAGAAAAGATGGAGGATGAAGAGGAGGATGAAGAAATGGAAGGAGAGGATTATTCTGATGAAAGTGATGCTAGtgactttgatgatgatgaggaggcgAGTATTGGAAATGAAGGTGATCCCTGA
- the LOC129266146 gene encoding LOW QUALITY PROTEIN: histone-lysine N-methyltransferase PRDM9-like (The sequence of the model RefSeq protein was modified relative to this genomic sequence to represent the inferred CDS: inserted 2 bases in 2 codons), with the protein MEYSYAHDRQEARANPEPGQGHPQNQHLLHYQHQQYPPPHHPIQTGYPGLRLAPYMNPLPVQGGGTSAGLGLGQEGGLVQPPRIPTSGSTASSRDSSQNSHEFENVLSTVMQGSNVQGHYHQEVPPHSQHGIHLQQIPTLPSTQQTSPPLQQGQTGGSNTYHIEDLSHNTRLPTTTSCDPLSTAPGSIEVCANTSKSNSRAVSSTGRTPKKRAAPGSNPKQLSKVPSMRTPVMQIVTPQVYQQTQVPQLHQDQTPRPRDTISFSKHCQTEPLFQQIYNAYVHFSKEKELPDGLSYTEDEKEKKISGVVATKDLEVGVQFGPFTGEFVKEGLGCFNPNTWEVCVRGKTWYYIDGATDPHNWMLHVQFARNSEEQNLEAFQFYGDIFFRTTKPVTSGTELRVFYSQDYSKHVGFKENLNNLLYFEDAERFECRDCDNRYTNSKSLFRHIKFEHDNKKNLIPPKDFEPAKPTPPPKPKIPNLMTIKDVAAKMARDKERNAEKARERPRVDKSKRFLKVKLVPLGKSSEKDKKEEEFSCKRCRKKFPSEGHLKEHAAFHKEMKDVKPICEVCGLECKHNKALKQHQLSHNPDAFQCEYCKRYFRRRGCLVYHLRHIHQTFVGEKWTRGNVQEQMTRYVGPGEDEEEEFHPELPKDMLEPEPRGAGVKRDMDIDHSKETDSKPIQRDAQDKKDENHKTKPICEICGEECKHNMALRQHLLSHDPSSYQCQYCDWFFKRKGCLVFHLHTRHKITMDRKWLRGPXDDQEESMLXEEMRKQKQLQQALNDPKGLRQKCKICGKECNRSRAMKQHMLSHDPNSFQCQFCKRYFKRKGCIFPLRIIHHLSVGKKLSCLEKEDMMTPTTTDSKELNQSNNLNDYDSMVEEIESLDSTKEEYD; encoded by the exons ATGGAGTATAGCTATGCCCATGACAGACAGGAGGCGCGGGCTAACCCAGAGCCAGGCCAGGGGCACCCTCAGAACCAGCATCTTTTGCATTACCAGCACCAACAGTACCCACCACCGCACCACCCAATACAGACAGGGTACCCTGGACTCAG ACTTGCCCCGTACATGAACCCGCTACCGGTGCAGGGTGGGGGGACATCAGCAGGACTTGGTCTTGGTCAAGAGGGAGGTCTGGTCCAACCCCCAAGGATTCCTACCTCAGGTTCTACAGCAAGCAGCCGggattccagtcagaatagtcATGAATTTGAGAACGTTCTTAGTACTGTCATGCAAG GGAGCAATGTACAAGGTCACTACCACCAAGAGGTACCACCACACAGCCAGCATGGGATACATCTCCAACAGATCCCAACGTTGCCATCGACCCAGCAAACATCACCACCCCTCCAGCAAGGTCAGACTGGTGGTAGCAACACCTACCACATAGAGGACCTCTCCCACAACACTCGCCTCCCAACTACCACCTCCTGCGACCCATTGAGCACCGCTCCTGGGAGCATCGAGGTGTGTGCCAACACGTCCAAGAGCAACTCGCGTGCCGTATCTTCTACGGGTCGCACGCCTAAGAAGCGGGCCGCTCCAGGATCTAACCCCAAGCAACTGAGTAAGGTGCCCAGCATGCGGACACCAGTGATGCAGATAGTGACTCCTCAGGTTTACCAGCAGACACAAGTGCCACAGCTGCACCAGGACCAGACTCCTCGCCCAAGGGACACCATTAGCTTCAGCAAGCACTGCCAGACGGAACCGTTGTTCCAACAGATCTACAATGCCTATGTGCACTTCTCCAAGGAGAAGGAACTACCTGATGGCCTCAGTTATACAGAGgatgagaaagagaagaagataTCTGGTGTCGTCGCAACCAAAGACCTCGAGGTTGGGGTGCAGTTTGGACCGTTTACTGGAGAGTTTGTGAAGGAAGGCTTGGGTTGCTTCAACCCAAACACATGGGAG GTATGCGTGAGGGGAAAGACCTGGTACTACATCGACGGAGCCACCGACCCTCACAACTGGATGCTCCATGTCCAGTTTGCCAGGAATTCTGAGGAACAGAATTTAGAGGCCTTCCAGTTCTATGGGGACATCTTCTTCCGAACCACCAAGCCTGTAACGTCTGGTACGGAACTGAGGGTGTTCTACAGCCAGGATTACTCTAAGCATGTGGGCTTCAAGGAAAACCTCAACAACCTGCTGTACTTTGAAG ATGCTGAGAGGTTTGAGTGCAGAGACTGTGACAATCGCTATACCAACTCCAAAAGCCTGTTCAGACACATCAAGTTTGAACACGACAACAAGAAGAACCTGATTCCTCCCAAGGATTTTGAACCAGCCAAGCCCACTCCACCCCCGAAGCCAAAGATACCGAACCTCATGACCATCAAGGATGTCGCAGCGAAGATGGCGAGGGACAAAGAGCGTAATGCAGAGAAGGCTCGGGAGAGACCTCGAGTGGACAAGTCCAAGAGATTCTTGAAGGTCAAGCTCGTCCCACTTGGAAAATCTTCAGAGAAGgacaagaaagaagaagagtTCTCTTGCAAGAGGTGCAGGAAGAAGTTCCCGTCGGAGGGGCACTTGAAGGAACATGCTGCATTCCACAAGGAAATGAAAGACGTGAAGCCAATTTGCGAGGTCTGTGGACTTGAGTGTAAGCATAACAAGGCACTGAAGCAACATCAGCTTTCCCATAACCCTGATGCATTCCAGTGTGAGTACTGCAAGAGGTATTTCCGCAGGAGGGGTTGTCTTGTATACCATCTGAGGCACATTCACCAGACCTTTGTGGGTGAGAAATGGACAAGGGGCAACGTCCAGGAGCAGATGACGAGATACGTGGGGCCTGGCGAAGATGAGGAAGAGGAATTCCATCCAGAACTGCCCAAGGACATGTTAG AACCTGAGCCGAGAGGTGCGGGTGTCAAACGCGACATGGACATAGACCATAGCAAGGAGACCGACTCTAAACCAATACAGCGAGATGCTCAGGACAAGAAAGATGAAAACCATAAGACTAAACCAATCTGTGAAATTTGTGGGGAGGAATGTAAGCACAACATGGCTCTGAGGCAGCATCTGCTGTCACATGACCCCAGCTCATATCAATGTCAGTACTGTGATTGGTTCTTCAAGAGGAAAGGCTGCCTTGTCTTTCATCTCCACACCAGACACAAGATCACCATGGATAGGAAATGGCTCCGGGGAC TAGATGACCAGGAAGAGTCCATGC GTGAGGAGATGAGGAAGCAGAAGCAGTTGCAACAGGCTTTGAATGACCCCAAGGGATTGAGACAAAAATGTAAGATCTGTGGAAAGGAATGCAACCGTAGCAGAGCCATGAAGCAGCATATGCTGTCCCATGACCCTAACTCGTTTCAATGTCAGTTCTGCAAGCGGTACTTCAAGAGGAAAGGTTGTATTTTTCCTTTGCGAATCATACATCACCTGTCCGTTGGTAAAAAGTTGTCCTGTCTTGAAAAAGAGGATATGATGACACCAACCACAACTGACAGCAAAGAACTTAATCAGAGCAACAATTTGAATGACTATGACAGTATGGTGGAGGAAATTGAAAGCTTAGACTCTACCAAAGAAGAATATGACTAA